One stretch of Pontiella desulfatans DNA includes these proteins:
- a CDS encoding Gfo/Idh/MocA family protein, whose translation MMNMNRKNFIAASALAAAFPRMGSAVAPMGRIRVGIIGLGMRGKGAVKRLSKIRDVEIVALCDLREEMVVRSQNMLTDAGLPSAKCFSGTEEVWKDLVALDLDLVYIATPWRWHTPMCIHAMQNGKHAATEVPAAVTVEECWQLVDTAEQTGRHCMMLENCCYDFFELQTLNMVRQGVFGELTHVEGAYIHALCGLIAKEEGGYQGQWRFHQNNTKKGNLYPTHGLGPVAQCLDINRGNKFNHLVSMSSRQAAFTAWATENNRPEMAALENYRGDMNTTLIQCAKGQTLMLQHDVSTPRPYSRIHLLQGTKGMARKYPEPRIALGHKWQSDEQMKELAAKYEHPLSRTMGAIAKKVGGHGGMDFIMDYRLAYCLKNGLPLDQDVYDAAAWSCIMPLSIDSVAKGSERMMVPDFTRGKWKTNEPLPIVDVDPSKLPVVGM comes from the coding sequence ATGATGAACATGAACCGAAAGAACTTCATTGCCGCGTCCGCGCTGGCGGCGGCCTTCCCGAGGATGGGAAGCGCTGTTGCACCCATGGGTAGAATCCGTGTCGGCATCATTGGACTCGGCATGCGGGGCAAGGGCGCGGTCAAGCGGCTTTCCAAGATCCGGGATGTGGAAATTGTTGCCCTGTGCGACCTGCGCGAAGAGATGGTGGTGCGTTCGCAGAACATGTTGACGGATGCCGGGCTCCCGTCCGCGAAATGCTTTTCTGGAACCGAGGAAGTTTGGAAGGATCTCGTGGCGTTGGATCTTGATCTGGTCTACATCGCAACGCCGTGGCGCTGGCATACGCCGATGTGCATCCATGCCATGCAGAACGGCAAGCATGCGGCCACGGAGGTTCCTGCCGCCGTAACGGTTGAGGAGTGCTGGCAACTGGTGGATACGGCGGAGCAAACCGGCCGGCACTGCATGATGCTTGAAAACTGCTGCTACGATTTTTTCGAACTGCAAACGCTCAACATGGTGCGGCAGGGGGTGTTCGGCGAGCTGACCCATGTGGAGGGGGCCTACATCCATGCACTCTGCGGTTTGATTGCAAAAGAGGAGGGCGGCTATCAGGGGCAATGGCGCTTCCATCAAAACAACACCAAGAAAGGCAACCTCTACCCGACGCACGGGCTGGGGCCGGTTGCGCAATGCCTGGACATTAACCGTGGAAACAAGTTCAACCACCTGGTTTCCATGTCGAGCCGGCAGGCGGCCTTCACGGCATGGGCGACCGAAAACAATCGGCCGGAAATGGCCGCGCTCGAGAACTATCGCGGCGACATGAACACCACGCTCATTCAATGCGCGAAAGGGCAGACGTTGATGCTGCAGCACGATGTCAGCACGCCGCGTCCCTACAGCCGCATCCATCTGCTGCAGGGCACCAAGGGCATGGCGCGCAAATATCCCGAGCCGCGCATCGCGCTGGGGCACAAGTGGCAGAGCGATGAACAGATGAAGGAACTCGCGGCGAAATACGAACACCCCCTCAGCCGCACCATGGGGGCCATCGCGAAAAAGGTCGGCGGTCATGGTGGGATGGATTTCATAATGGACTACCGCCTGGCCTACTGCCTGAAAAACGGCCTTCCGCTCGATCAGGATGTCTACGATGCCGCGGCCTGGAGCTGCATCATGCCATTAAGCATCGACTCGGTGGCAAAGGGGAGCGAACGAATGATGGTGCCCGACTTCACGCGCGGGAAATGGAAAACCAATGAGCCGCTGCCTATCGTGGATGTCGATCCCTCCAAGCTTCCGGTCGTGGGGATGTAG
- a CDS encoding phosphotransferase enzyme family protein yields the protein MSMEQFNEIASAFECPGTYLGEEPYGSGHINDTYKVYYDVDGEEVHYIRQRINHKIFKDVPGLMENIGRVTRHQRKKFEEAGADQVDRRVLTLIPSVDGKDFYQDAKGNFWRTYVFIEGAVGIDVIEHTGQAYKSAKAFGGFQCQLADMDDRLNDTIPNFHHTRSRYDTLMQAIEEDAHGRVANVQAEIAFAKEREAIVDVVIDLMAAGGIPERVTHNDTKLNNVLMDCETDEGMCVIDLDTVMPGSVLYDFGDMIRTTTNQAAEDERDLSKVEMNIDYFEALVKGYLETASGFLVPKERELLAFSGKLITFEIGLRFLIDYLQGDTYFKTRREGQNIDRCRKQFKMVQSMERQMDQMQRIVEGFQ from the coding sequence ATGAGCATGGAACAATTCAACGAAATTGCCTCGGCCTTTGAGTGCCCGGGAACCTATCTGGGCGAGGAGCCGTACGGTTCGGGGCACATCAACGACACCTATAAAGTCTACTACGACGTGGATGGCGAAGAGGTCCACTATATCCGCCAACGGATCAACCACAAGATTTTCAAGGATGTGCCGGGACTGATGGAAAACATTGGAAGGGTGACCCGCCACCAGCGCAAAAAATTCGAGGAAGCCGGTGCTGATCAGGTTGACCGCCGGGTGCTGACCCTGATTCCAAGCGTGGACGGTAAGGATTTTTATCAGGATGCCAAAGGCAACTTCTGGCGCACCTATGTGTTCATCGAAGGCGCGGTGGGGATCGACGTGATTGAACACACGGGTCAGGCCTACAAATCGGCCAAGGCCTTCGGCGGGTTCCAGTGCCAACTGGCCGATATGGACGATCGGTTGAACGACACGATTCCAAACTTCCACCATACGCGTTCCCGCTACGATACGCTGATGCAGGCGATTGAAGAGGATGCCCATGGCCGCGTTGCGAACGTGCAGGCCGAGATTGCGTTTGCCAAGGAACGCGAAGCCATCGTGGATGTGGTGATCGACCTGATGGCGGCCGGCGGCATTCCGGAACGGGTGACGCATAACGACACCAAGCTCAACAATGTGCTGATGGATTGCGAAACGGATGAAGGCATGTGCGTGATCGACCTCGATACCGTCATGCCCGGTTCCGTGCTCTACGACTTCGGCGACATGATCCGCACCACCACCAACCAGGCGGCGGAGGACGAACGCGATCTTTCCAAAGTGGAGATGAACATCGATTATTTCGAGGCGCTGGTGAAGGGCTATCTCGAAACCGCCTCCGGTTTCCTGGTGCCGAAGGAGCGCGAGCTGCTGGCGTTTTCCGGTAAGCTGATCACCTTTGAGATTGGGCTGCGGTTCCTGATCGACTATCTCCAGGGCGACACCTACTTCAAGACGCGCCGCGAAGGGCAGAACATTGACCGTTGCCGCAAGCAGTTCAAGATGGTTCAATCCATGGAGCGTCAAATGGATCAGATGCAACGAATCGTAGAGGGGTTTCAATGA
- a CDS encoding SDR family oxidoreductase: MRVLVTGGAGFIGSHIVEHFQGKAEVRVLDNLRSGYRENLAGLAHEFIEGSITDREAVKRAVEGVDYIFHMAAMISVPESMGKPVECVEINTTGTLIVLEEAAKAGVKKLCFSSSAANYGDNPVVPKVETMLPEPKSPYAITKLDGEYYCDLFSREGKLSTGVMRYFNVFGPRQDPGSAYAAAVPIFIDKAAKGETITIFGDGEQTRDFIYVKDIVAANVFLAMNDTPPGFFNVAYGGRLTINDLAKKIIGLTGSSSNIAYAPERAGDVKHSMASVEKITDAGFKPTSNFDAGLQATIEYFLEK; the protein is encoded by the coding sequence ATGAGAGTTTTAGTGACCGGCGGAGCCGGGTTTATCGGTAGCCACATCGTAGAACATTTCCAGGGCAAGGCGGAGGTGCGGGTGCTCGACAACCTGCGCAGCGGCTACCGCGAAAACCTGGCCGGGCTCGCCCATGAATTCATCGAGGGCTCGATTACCGACCGCGAGGCGGTGAAAAGGGCCGTCGAGGGCGTGGACTACATTTTCCACATGGCGGCGATGATCAGCGTGCCGGAGTCGATGGGCAAGCCGGTCGAGTGCGTCGAGATCAACACCACCGGAACGCTCATCGTGCTCGAAGAGGCCGCCAAGGCCGGCGTGAAGAAACTGTGTTTTTCCAGCTCGGCCGCCAACTATGGCGACAACCCGGTGGTGCCGAAGGTCGAGACCATGCTGCCGGAACCGAAGAGCCCATACGCCATCACGAAGCTCGATGGCGAATACTACTGCGACCTCTTCAGCCGCGAAGGCAAGCTCTCCACCGGAGTCATGCGCTACTTCAACGTCTTCGGCCCCCGCCAGGATCCCGGCAGCGCCTATGCCGCCGCCGTGCCGATCTTCATCGATAAGGCCGCCAAGGGCGAAACCATTACGATCTTCGGCGACGGCGAGCAGACGCGCGACTTCATCTATGTGAAGGACATTGTTGCCGCCAACGTTTTCCTGGCCATGAACGACACTCCTCCGGGCTTCTTCAATGTCGCCTATGGCGGCCGCCTGACCATCAACGACCTCGCGAAAAAAATCATCGGGTTGACGGGATCGTCTTCGAACATTGCGTATGCGCCGGAACGGGCCGGGGATGTGAAGCACTCGATGGCGTCGGTTGAAAAAATTACGGACGCCGGTTTTAAGCCGACCTCGAATTTTGATGCGGGGCTGCAGGCAACGATCGAATACTTCCTGGAAAAATAA
- a CDS encoding phosphotransferase enzyme family protein: protein MNPAKIAEQFEVSGQLASIRPTGSGNVNDTYLAVFRTHFSEERIIVQRVNSHVFAQPEWIMENMSILTNHCHKQLQSESATADRIWQLPRIVPCRDGQDFFRDGQGDFWRALTLIASAKSYDVAQSAEHAFEIGTVLGQFHRLVSGMNPLSLRDTLPGFHETPKYLELYDAVIQTPAAKELAESSMEVRNLQRFVEERREFASVLQDALDHGELELRLIHGDPKISNVMIDDDTGKGTAIIDLDTAKPGLIHYDFGDALRSLCNRSGEETGELGKVVFDLDLCEAFVRGYIAYARDFLTDNDKKYLYDSIRLITFELGLRFFQDYLADNRYFKVKTPEQNLQRAKVQFRLCESIETRRRQIKEVLEQAFGDC from the coding sequence ATGAATCCGGCAAAGATTGCAGAACAGTTTGAAGTGTCGGGACAACTGGCCAGCATACGCCCGACCGGAAGCGGCAATGTGAACGACACCTACCTGGCCGTTTTCCGCACCCACTTTTCCGAGGAGCGCATCATTGTCCAGCGGGTGAACAGCCATGTTTTCGCCCAGCCGGAATGGATCATGGAAAACATGAGCATCCTGACCAACCACTGCCACAAGCAACTGCAGTCGGAAAGTGCAACGGCCGACCGCATCTGGCAACTGCCGCGCATTGTGCCGTGCCGCGATGGCCAGGACTTCTTCCGCGATGGCCAGGGCGACTTTTGGCGGGCGCTCACGCTGATTGCCTCGGCGAAATCCTACGACGTTGCCCAGAGTGCGGAACACGCCTTCGAGATCGGTACGGTGCTTGGGCAGTTCCACCGGCTGGTTTCCGGCATGAATCCGCTGAGCCTGCGCGATACCTTGCCGGGGTTCCATGAAACGCCGAAATATCTCGAGCTGTACGATGCGGTAATCCAAACACCCGCCGCGAAGGAGCTGGCTGAAAGCTCCATGGAGGTGCGCAACCTCCAGCGCTTCGTCGAGGAACGCCGCGAGTTTGCATCGGTGTTGCAGGATGCGTTGGATCATGGCGAGCTGGAACTGCGGCTGATCCATGGCGACCCCAAGATCAGCAATGTCATGATCGACGACGATACCGGGAAAGGTACGGCCATCATCGATCTCGACACCGCCAAGCCCGGCCTGATCCATTATGACTTTGGCGATGCGCTTCGCTCGCTTTGCAACCGGTCCGGTGAGGAAACCGGTGAGCTGGGCAAGGTGGTGTTCGACCTCGACCTGTGCGAGGCGTTCGTGCGCGGATACATTGCCTATGCCCGCGATTTCCTGACGGATAACGATAAGAAATATCTCTACGACTCCATTCGTCTGATCACGTTCGAGCTTGGCCTGCGCTTTTTCCAGGACTACCTCGCCGACAACCGCTATTTCAAGGTGAAGACACCCGAGCAAAACCTACAGCGAGCCAAGGTGCAGTTCCGCCTTTGCGAAAGCATTGAAACGCGCCGTCGCCAAATCAAGGAAGTGCTCGAACAGGCGTTCGGGGACTGCTGA
- a CDS encoding sulfatase family protein: protein MKRILFTLICLLSASIAHANKPNIILFVTDDHGLDALGCYGNSVIQTPNMDKLAAEGVRFTQAYCTSASCAASRSVILTGKFGHATGSYGHVHDYHHFSTFDTVKSLPVMLEDAGYHTAQIGKYHVAPESVYRFNVRYKCDPRSTIEMAATCEPTLNQAKPFFLYFCPDDPHRGHPFTPDPWDAPNSFGNKTEPYPGETIVKYDPNDVLVPSFLPDTRECREEMAQYYQSVSRIDQGLGKLLELLAKAGKVENTIIIYISDNGIAFPGAKTTVYEPGIKLPCIVKDPRTDFKGTVNNSMVSWVDLAPTILDFAGIGYNKSDFHGRSFLPILGKENSRDWNTVYAAHNFHELTMYYPMRVVREGDLKLIWNMAFGLKYPFASDLWAASTWQSVYRNKGEYFGHRKVQDYLYRAEFELYDLKADPEESNNLATDPAHAKQLQAMKKKMQAFQTGTNDPWQIIWGNKSQMQGSGVNL, encoded by the coding sequence ATGAAACGTATTCTATTCACACTCATCTGCCTGTTGTCGGCATCCATTGCCCATGCAAACAAACCCAACATCATCCTGTTCGTCACCGACGACCATGGGCTGGATGCGCTCGGGTGCTACGGCAACTCCGTCATCCAAACGCCGAACATGGACAAACTCGCCGCCGAAGGGGTGCGCTTCACACAGGCCTATTGCACCAGCGCCAGCTGCGCGGCGAGCCGTTCCGTGATCCTGACCGGCAAGTTTGGCCACGCCACCGGTTCCTACGGCCACGTGCACGACTACCACCACTTCAGCACGTTCGACACCGTCAAGTCGCTGCCGGTCATGCTGGAGGACGCCGGCTACCACACCGCGCAGATCGGCAAATACCACGTGGCGCCGGAATCGGTCTATCGCTTCAACGTCCGTTACAAATGCGATCCGCGTTCAACGATCGAGATGGCCGCAACCTGCGAACCGACCCTCAACCAGGCCAAACCCTTCTTCCTCTACTTCTGCCCCGACGACCCGCACCGCGGCCACCCCTTCACGCCCGATCCGTGGGACGCGCCAAACTCCTTCGGCAACAAGACGGAGCCCTATCCAGGCGAGACCATTGTGAAGTACGACCCGAACGACGTGCTGGTTCCTTCGTTCCTGCCCGACACCAGGGAATGCCGCGAAGAGATGGCGCAATACTACCAGTCCGTCTCGCGCATCGACCAGGGGCTCGGCAAACTGCTGGAGCTTCTCGCCAAGGCAGGCAAGGTCGAAAACACCATCATCATCTACATCTCCGACAACGGCATCGCCTTCCCGGGCGCAAAGACCACCGTCTACGAACCGGGCATCAAGCTGCCCTGCATCGTCAAGGATCCGCGCACCGACTTCAAGGGAACCGTCAACAACTCCATGGTTTCGTGGGTCGACCTCGCGCCGACCATTCTCGACTTCGCCGGTATCGGTTACAACAAGAGCGACTTCCACGGTCGGTCGTTCCTTCCAATCCTTGGAAAGGAAAATTCCAGGGATTGGAACACGGTGTATGCCGCACATAACTTCCATGAACTGACCATGTACTACCCGATGCGCGTTGTCCGCGAAGGTGACCTGAAGCTGATCTGGAACATGGCCTTCGGGTTGAAATATCCGTTTGCCTCAGACCTGTGGGCCGCCTCCACCTGGCAGAGCGTCTACCGCAACAAGGGCGAATATTTTGGCCATCGCAAGGTGCAGGACTATCTCTACCGCGCCGAGTTCGAACTCTACGACCTCAAGGCCGATCCCGAAGAGAGCAACAACCTCGCCACCGACCCGGCCCACGCCAAACAGCTTCAGGCCATGAAAAAAAAGATGCAGGCCTTCCAGACCGGCACCAACGATCCCTGGCAGATCATCTGGGGCAACAAAAGCCAGATGCAGGGCTCCGGCGTCAACCTCTAG
- a CDS encoding sulfatase → MKTKTTILLSLLLVAAGYAGSRPVEPQPNIVLLFVDDWGWADMGCRQPDVFETPNIDKLVGEGVDFRQAYIACPTCSPSRSTLVTGKHPARLEIVRHIPTGSRQHPEFDQFGRTEQEYSLWEKDPAQFPVKNWLPLEHTTYAEALKELGYYNLFVGKWHLGHEPYHPDKQGWDKQIGTGNFGHPHGYNPPYFKNSDVYKDEKEQYLTDKLTDETVEFIEGYDKEQPFMVSLWYYTVHGPFDGRADYVEHFKAKGLEGPYAHYAAMVKSLDESVGRVRQALEKKGIADETIIILLSDQGGAFDNPPFHGGKKSDTLYEGGARVPFVFNWPGVAQPGAVNHSIVQSTDLFPTLVEIAGGDPSKFNDLDGISLVGTIRNNSELKRPEPIVGYRAYEDLYASVREGDWKLLAYRSGALKLYNIAQDKGETNDVAQANPEKVAELKAFLVGWEKEMGVEKYSGVQ, encoded by the coding sequence ATGAAAACGAAAACCACCATCCTGCTTTCGCTGTTGCTTGTTGCCGCAGGCTACGCCGGCTCGCGCCCGGTCGAACCGCAGCCCAACATTGTCCTGCTGTTCGTGGACGACTGGGGCTGGGCCGACATGGGATGCCGCCAGCCCGATGTATTCGAGACACCCAACATCGATAAGCTGGTCGGCGAAGGGGTCGACTTCCGCCAGGCCTACATCGCCTGCCCGACCTGCAGCCCGAGCCGCAGCACGCTGGTGACCGGCAAACATCCGGCGCGCTTGGAGATCGTGCGCCACATCCCGACCGGGTCGCGCCAGCATCCGGAGTTCGACCAATTTGGACGCACCGAACAGGAATACAGTCTATGGGAAAAAGACCCGGCCCAGTTCCCGGTCAAAAACTGGCTTCCGCTGGAGCACACCACGTATGCCGAGGCGCTGAAGGAGCTGGGCTACTACAACCTCTTCGTCGGGAAATGGCACCTCGGCCACGAGCCCTACCATCCCGACAAGCAGGGTTGGGACAAGCAGATCGGCACCGGCAACTTTGGCCATCCGCACGGCTACAATCCGCCCTACTTCAAAAACTCGGATGTGTATAAAGATGAAAAAGAACAGTACCTCACCGACAAGCTGACCGACGAAACCGTCGAATTCATCGAAGGCTACGACAAGGAACAGCCGTTCATGGTTTCCTTGTGGTATTACACCGTCCACGGCCCGTTCGATGGCCGCGCCGACTATGTGGAACACTTCAAGGCCAAGGGACTCGAAGGCCCCTATGCCCATTATGCGGCCATGGTGAAATCGCTCGACGAATCCGTTGGCCGCGTCCGACAGGCTTTGGAGAAAAAAGGCATTGCCGACGAGACGATCATCATCCTGCTCTCCGACCAGGGCGGCGCGTTCGACAATCCGCCCTTCCACGGCGGAAAAAAGTCCGACACCCTTTATGAAGGCGGCGCGCGCGTCCCGTTTGTTTTCAACTGGCCGGGCGTCGCCCAACCGGGTGCGGTCAACCACAGCATCGTGCAGTCGACCGACCTCTTCCCCACCCTCGTGGAAATCGCGGGCGGGGATCCTTCGAAGTTCAACGACCTCGACGGCATCTCGCTGGTGGGAACCATCCGCAACAACAGCGAGCTCAAGCGCCCTGAGCCGATCGTGGGCTACCGCGCCTACGAAGACCTCTACGCCTCGGTGCGCGAAGGCGATTGGAAGCTGCTGGCCTACCGAAGCGGCGCGCTTAAGCTCTATAACATTGCGCAGGACAAAGGCGAAACGAACGACGTCGCCCAAGCCAACCCCGAAAAGGTCGCGGAGCTGAAAGCTTTCCTCGTTGGCTGGGAAAAGGAAATGGGCGTCGAAAAGTATTCCGGAGTTCAGTAG
- a CDS encoding sulfatase family protein — protein MQRLVVAAAVALSSFTVQVSSFAEQPPNILFIIADDASMNTFGAYGGTMIETPGFDRLAEGGALFRQAYNCNPKCAPARACLVTGRYSWQLEEATNHWPKFPAKFKFYPHLLMDAGFHTGHTGKGWGPGSCATEHNPAGPAYNKIKTKPPYKGIRNTDYAANFAAFLDEKPADKPFCFWLGTTEPHRFYEKDSWKKEGLKLENAVVPPFYPDNETIRGDILDYAVEVKWFDRHIGLATQALEERGLLDNTLILVTSDHGMPFPRIKGQLYEEGFHVPLVAYWKGVIQPGRVIEDFVNFPDFAPTIMEAVGMEPHEQMTGKSFLDLLKSPKSGQIDPARDHVLLGKERHDTGRADETGTDLAYPVRAIRTREFLYVHNIKPELWPAGNPEFGLRNCDGSPTKAYLTNLKPGDPEYTFYEMSFGKRPEEELYQIQKDPDCMVNLAGNPEYAALKKQLRDRMEKKLTAQGDPRTLGNGAIFDAYPYGGKPFGYKTGNPAANKKKK, from the coding sequence ATGCAGAGGTTAGTTGTTGCGGCAGCAGTCGCCCTTTCAAGTTTCACGGTTCAGGTTTCAAGCTTCGCGGAACAGCCGCCCAACATCCTGTTCATTATTGCGGACGACGCGTCGATGAACACCTTCGGAGCCTATGGCGGCACCATGATTGAAACACCGGGCTTCGACCGCCTGGCCGAAGGTGGTGCCCTCTTCCGCCAAGCCTACAACTGCAACCCGAAGTGCGCCCCGGCCCGCGCCTGCCTCGTGACGGGCCGCTATAGCTGGCAGCTGGAGGAGGCCACCAACCACTGGCCGAAGTTCCCGGCCAAGTTCAAGTTCTACCCCCACCTGCTGATGGATGCCGGCTTCCATACCGGCCACACCGGCAAGGGCTGGGGCCCGGGCTCCTGTGCCACCGAGCACAATCCCGCCGGCCCGGCCTACAACAAGATCAAAACCAAGCCACCCTACAAAGGCATCCGCAACACCGACTATGCCGCCAACTTCGCGGCCTTCCTCGATGAAAAGCCGGCCGACAAACCCTTCTGCTTCTGGCTCGGCACCACCGAACCCCATCGTTTCTACGAAAAGGATTCCTGGAAGAAGGAGGGCCTGAAACTGGAAAACGCGGTCGTCCCGCCCTTCTATCCCGACAACGAAACCATCCGCGGCGACATCCTCGACTATGCCGTGGAAGTGAAATGGTTCGACCGGCACATCGGCTTGGCGACCCAGGCGCTGGAGGAGCGCGGCCTGCTCGACAACACGCTGATCCTCGTTACCTCCGACCACGGCATGCCGTTCCCTCGCATCAAGGGCCAGCTCTATGAAGAAGGCTTCCACGTACCCCTGGTGGCCTACTGGAAAGGCGTCATCCAGCCCGGCCGCGTGATCGAGGACTTTGTCAACTTCCCCGACTTCGCCCCCACCATCATGGAAGCCGTCGGCATGGAGCCGCACGAGCAGATGACCGGCAAGAGTTTCCTCGATCTGCTCAAGTCGCCCAAGTCCGGGCAGATCGATCCGGCGCGCGACCATGTCCTCCTCGGCAAGGAGCGGCACGACACCGGCCGCGCCGACGAAACCGGAACCGACCTCGCCTATCCCGTCCGCGCCATCCGCACCAGGGAGTTCCTCTACGTCCACAACATCAAGCCCGAGCTTTGGCCGGCCGGAAACCCGGAGTTCGGACTGCGCAACTGCGACGGTTCGCCAACGAAGGCATACCTGACCAACCTCAAACCCGGCGATCCGGAATACACGTTCTATGAAATGAGCTTCGGCAAACGCCCCGAGGAAGAACTCTACCAGATCCAGAAGGATCCCGACTGCATGGTCAACCTGGCCGGAAATCCGGAATATGCCGCGCTGAAAAAACAGCTCCGCGACCGCATGGAAAAGAAACTCACCGCCCAGGGCGATCCGCGCACCCTCGGCAACGGCGCCATCTTCGACGCCTATCCCTACGGCGGAAAACCGTTCGGCTACAAAACCGGCAACCCCGCAGCCAACAAGAAAAAGAAATAG
- a CDS encoding sulfatase family protein has translation MKRITALVATLIMAGAAHATEAPKPNMIWIMAEDMGTDLECYGMAGVKTPNLNRMAEEGMLFTRAYCANPICSPSRSSMMVGAHQTSFNAHHHRSNRDTPLAAPYKPITSYLRDAGYTCILGSDLVMKNGRKIDCNFKYEETGPYDGVEHFGIFDKLDRFGPEDQPFFNQIQCVVTHRGDWWNPVRKASKHPVSVDAVELPPWIADTPETRYDWAAYLDTVEYMDDEVGQIMQRLKDTGLEKNTFVIFIADNGRCNLRGKGYLQETGIHVPMIVWGPGIEPGTVIDELVCTTDISATVLKLAGAEMPSYLDGRPVFGVADPQYRDYVRSARDIWDEVDECSRSVTTKKFSYIKNHMPEVPWDAHQAYLDLNRPAVWVMRSLKKEGELTGLPALYMADSKPAEELYDLQKDPDQLNNLATNPEYAEVLKKLRALEKDWQSGNRDMGLEDLGKRVPEQNMRSVAISNAVKENAPDEWARLEAGELMETQSWKKYLPKKK, from the coding sequence ATGAAACGCATAACCGCATTGGTGGCAACCCTCATCATGGCTGGCGCGGCCCACGCCACCGAAGCCCCCAAGCCCAACATGATATGGATCATGGCCGAGGATATGGGAACCGACTTGGAATGCTATGGCATGGCGGGCGTAAAAACACCGAACCTCAACAGAATGGCCGAGGAAGGCATGCTCTTCACCCGCGCCTACTGCGCCAACCCGATCTGCTCGCCCAGCCGCTCGTCGATGATGGTCGGGGCGCACCAGACCTCATTTAACGCGCACCACCACCGCAGCAATCGCGACACGCCGTTGGCGGCTCCGTACAAACCCATCACCAGCTACCTGCGCGACGCGGGCTATACCTGCATTCTGGGCAGCGACCTCGTCATGAAGAATGGCCGCAAGATCGACTGCAACTTTAAATATGAAGAAACAGGACCGTACGACGGCGTCGAGCATTTCGGCATCTTCGACAAGCTCGACCGCTTCGGGCCGGAGGACCAACCCTTCTTCAACCAGATCCAGTGCGTGGTGACCCACCGCGGCGATTGGTGGAATCCCGTCCGCAAGGCATCGAAGCATCCGGTTTCGGTGGATGCCGTCGAGCTGCCGCCCTGGATCGCGGACACCCCGGAAACCCGCTACGACTGGGCGGCCTACCTCGACACCGTCGAATACATGGACGACGAAGTGGGCCAGATTATGCAGCGCCTCAAGGACACGGGGCTGGAAAAGAACACCTTTGTCATCTTCATTGCCGACAACGGTCGCTGCAACCTGCGCGGCAAGGGCTATCTGCAGGAGACCGGCATCCATGTTCCAATGATCGTCTGGGGCCCGGGCATCGAACCCGGCACCGTGATCGACGAACTCGTCTGCACAACCGACATTTCCGCCACCGTCCTGAAGCTGGCGGGCGCCGAAATGCCCAGCTACCTCGACGGCAGGCCGGTCTTTGGCGTTGCCGACCCGCAATACCGCGACTATGTCCGCTCCGCGCGCGATATCTGGGACGAGGTCGACGAATGCTCGCGCTCCGTCACCACCAAAAAGTTTTCCTACATCAAGAACCACATGCCCGAGGTGCCATGGGATGCCCACCAGGCCTACCTCGACCTCAACCGCCCCGCCGTCTGGGTGATGCGCTCCTTGAAGAAGGAAGGCGAACTGACCGGCCTGCCCGCCCTGTATATGGCCGACTCCAAGCCTGCGGAAGAACTCTATGATCTGCAGAAGGATCCCGATCAGCTCAACAATCTCGCCACCAACCCGGAATATGCCGAGGTGCTGAAAAAATTGCGCGCATTGGAAAAAGACTGGCAGTCGGGGAACCGCGACATGGGGCTCGAAGACCTCGGCAAACGCGTACCGGAACAGAATATGAGATCCGTCGCCATCAGCAATGCCGTGAAGGAGAATGCGCCGGATGAGTGGGCGCGCCTGGAAGCCGGCGAGTTGATGGAAACGCAGTCGTGGAAAAAATACCTTCCGAAAAAGAAGTAA
- the rpsL gene encoding 30S ribosomal protein S12: MPTINQLVRKPRAAQKKKSKSPALATCPQRRGVCLLVKTQTPKKPNSALRKVARVRLTNGREVNAYIGGEGHNLQEHSMVLVRGGRVKDLPGVRYHIVRGALDCLGVANRKRGRSKYGAKRPKA; encoded by the coding sequence ATGCCTACAATCAATCAGTTAGTAAGAAAACCGCGTGCGGCTCAGAAGAAAAAGAGCAAGTCGCCCGCGCTGGCAACCTGCCCGCAGCGTCGTGGCGTTTGCTTGCTGGTGAAAACCCAGACCCCGAAGAAGCCGAACTCGGCCCTTCGTAAAGTTGCCCGTGTTCGCCTGACCAACGGTCGTGAAGTCAACGCCTACATCGGCGGTGAAGGCCACAACCTGCAGGAGCACAGCATGGTTCTCGTACGCGGCGGTCGTGTAAAGGACTTGCCGGGTGTTCGTTATCACATCGTTCGCGGTGCGCTGGACTGTCTCGGAGTAGCCAATCGTAAGCGTGGTCGTTCGAAATATGGTGCGAAGCGCCCAAAAGCATAA